From the genome of Terriglobales bacterium, one region includes:
- a CDS encoding DUF971 domain-containing protein gives MPALIQPKKVQVNLTAGTGMEIEWQDGHRSSYTFPYLRDACPCATCDDERSRDGREPGEAPKPAPGSLPMFREAPRATHAEAVGKYAIRFTFHDGHQHGIYSWEYLRDVCPCAECKARQKGAGSETGPMISTRRAGGTQ, from the coding sequence GTGCCCGCCCTCATCCAGCCGAAGAAAGTCCAGGTCAACCTGACCGCGGGCACCGGCATGGAGATCGAGTGGCAGGACGGCCACCGCTCCAGCTATACGTTCCCGTACCTGCGCGACGCCTGCCCCTGCGCCACCTGCGACGATGAGCGTTCGCGCGACGGCCGCGAACCGGGCGAGGCACCCAAGCCCGCTCCCGGCTCGCTGCCCATGTTCCGCGAAGCGCCGCGCGCCACGCACGCCGAGGCCGTGGGGAAGTACGCCATCCGTTTCACCTTCCATGACGGGCATCAGCACGGCATCTATTCCTGGGAGTACCTGCGGGACGTGTGCCCGTGTGCGGAATGCAAGGCGAGGCAAAAGGGCGCCGGCTCGGAAACGGGGCCGATGATCTCCACGCGGCGGGCAGGAGGAACGCAGTAG